A single region of the Triticum dicoccoides isolate Atlit2015 ecotype Zavitan chromosome 2B, WEW_v2.0, whole genome shotgun sequence genome encodes:
- the LOC119365849 gene encoding organic cation/carnitine transporter 4-like, whose protein sequence is MSTTEALLAASGSGGGSNRVSIDDALALHAGEFGRWQLRHFVLVTAAWMLEAMHTMVMIFADREPAMWCPAGDGLCGDRCAGAAAGWEWEQGSGSSTVAEWGLVCGERYKVGLV, encoded by the coding sequence ATGTCCACCACCGAGGCGCTCCTCGCCGcctccggcagcggcggcggcagcaacCGCGTGAGCATCGACGACGCGCTGGCGCTGCACGCGGGGGAGTTCGGGCGGTGGCAGCTGCGGCACTTCGTGCTGGTGACGGCGGCCTGGATGCTGGAGGCGATGCACACCATGGTCATGATCTTCGCGGACCGCGAGCCGGCCATGTGGTGCCCTGCGGGGGACGGCCTGTGCGGCGACCGCTGCGCCGGCGCCGCGGCCGGGTGGGAGTGGGAGCAGGGGAGCGGCTCGTCGACGGTGGCCGAGTGGGGCCTCGTCTGCGGCGAGCGCTACAAGGTCGGCCTCGTCTAG